The Monomorium pharaonis isolate MP-MQ-018 chromosome 5, ASM1337386v2, whole genome shotgun sequence genome includes a window with the following:
- the LOC105837891 gene encoding uncharacterized protein LOC105837891 — MKYFAIALFALVAVAALTEAKPTGGVESIEPARAEATSSEAARNKRGLLLSAAYTSPIAYSAYTAPAVAYSAYSYPYAYTAYSGYPYYAAAYSAPYYLA; from the exons ATGAAATACTTC GCTATCGCCCTGTTCGCCCTGGTGGCCGTCGCGGCCCTCACGGAGGCGAAGCCCACCGGCGGGGTGGAGTCCATCGAACCGGCGCGGGCCGAGGCCACCTCGTCGGAAGCAGCCAGGAACAAGCGAGGGTTGCTGCTGAGCGCGGCGTACACGTCGCCGATCGCTTACAGTGCATACACCGCGCCGGCCGTAGCGTACTCCGCATACAGCTACCCCTACGCGTACACGGCCTATTCGGGCTACCCCTATTACGCCGCCGCCTACAGCGCGCCCTATTACTTGGCCTAG
- the LOC118645474 gene encoding uncharacterized protein LOC118645474: MPVRRVVINNEVRVEVPLPGPPINIPLGGLLSVRESITNQPWIYREDIRIPGFININRKFWTHWRRDLLRAQNDDVLERSCGLFGEADVWDLRRLFSMRPLIDENHEVWI, from the exons ATGCCGGTTCGACGGGTCGTTATAAACAACGAGGTACGCGTGGAGGTACCACTTCCAGGTCCTCCAATCAACATCCCTTTAGGAGGGTTATTGTCGGTGCGCGAGTCAATAACTAATCAA CCATGGATCTACCGAGAGGATATCAGAATACCCggttttatcaatattaacagGAAATTTTGGACGCATTGGAGAAGGGATTTATTAAGAGCGCAGAACGACGATGTATTAGAACGTTCGTGCGGCCTATTTGGCGAAGCCGACGTGTGGGACCTGCGCCGTCTATTCAGCATGCGTCCTTTAATAGACGAAAATCATGAAGTTTggatataa